In Acidovorax sp. GBBC 1281, a single window of DNA contains:
- the ruvB gene encoding Holliday junction branch migration DNA helicase RuvB: MSIQTDDFAPAPAKRVISAAPASPQEEALERALRPKLLQEYVGQAKAREQLEIFIGAARKRGEALDHVLLFGPPGLGKTTLSHIIAAELGVNLRQTSGPVLEKPKDLAALLTNLERNDVLFIDEIHRLSPVVEEILYPALEDYQIDIMIGEGPAARSIKLDLQPFTLVGATTRAGMLTNPLRDRFGIVARLEFYTPEELSRIVMRSAGLLNTPIQPDGGFEIARRSRGTPRIANRLLRRVRDYADVKGTGQITLDIAQRALTMLDVDPQGFDVMDRKLLEAVIHRFDGGPVGLDNIAASIGEESGTIEDVIEPYLIQQGYLQRTPRGRVATLAAYRHLGVAPSRNPADLFGGPPSAA; the protein is encoded by the coding sequence ATGAGTATCCAGACCGACGACTTCGCCCCCGCACCCGCCAAACGCGTGATCTCCGCCGCGCCGGCCTCCCCGCAGGAGGAAGCGCTGGAGCGGGCGCTGCGCCCCAAGCTGCTGCAGGAGTACGTCGGTCAGGCCAAGGCGCGCGAGCAGCTGGAGATCTTCATCGGCGCGGCGCGCAAGCGCGGCGAGGCGCTGGACCACGTGCTGCTGTTCGGGCCCCCGGGCCTGGGCAAGACCACGCTCAGCCACATCATTGCTGCCGAGCTGGGCGTGAACCTGCGCCAGACCTCCGGGCCCGTGCTGGAAAAGCCCAAGGACCTGGCCGCGCTGCTGACCAACCTGGAGCGCAACGACGTCCTGTTCATCGACGAGATCCACCGGCTCTCGCCCGTGGTGGAGGAAATCCTCTACCCCGCGCTGGAGGACTACCAGATCGACATCATGATCGGCGAGGGGCCCGCGGCGCGCAGCATCAAGCTGGACCTGCAGCCCTTCACCCTGGTGGGGGCGACCACCCGCGCCGGCATGCTCACCAACCCGCTGCGCGACCGCTTCGGCATTGTCGCGCGGCTGGAGTTCTACACCCCCGAGGAACTCTCGCGCATCGTCATGCGCAGCGCCGGGCTGCTCAACACGCCGATCCAGCCGGACGGGGGCTTCGAGATCGCGCGCCGATCGCGCGGCACGCCGCGCATCGCCAACCGCCTGCTGCGCCGGGTGCGCGACTACGCCGACGTGAAGGGCACGGGCCAGATCACGCTCGATATCGCCCAGCGCGCGCTCACCATGCTCGACGTGGACCCCCAGGGCTTCGACGTGATGGACCGCAAGCTGCTCGAGGCCGTGATCCACCGCTTCGACGGCGGTCCCGTGGGGCTGGACAACATCGCCGCGAGCATCGGCGAGGAGTCCGGCACCATCGAGGACGTGATCGAGCCCTACCTGATCCAGCAGGGCTACCTGCAGCGCACGCCGCGCGGGCGCGTGGCCACCCTGGCGGCCTATCGCCACCTGGGCGTGGCGCCATCCCGCAACCCTGCCGACCTGTTCGGCGGGCCACCGTCGGCGGCTTGA
- a CDS encoding trypsin-like peptidase domain-containing protein — MQLVMRRIRSLAVLAVASVLAACGGGNGGEAVQSAAAPQARALVYSVESREQPASAVQDVARVKDRAVGAAIAPARIALGPLDQSKEGAVSGFGPRQVGSPRSIAQTATASATSQQLQWTPTASGGQVAALSFSADGAHGLRLGVLVRQLPGSAVLRVYSQARPSAVFEIAGQEVLQIIERNQAAGDTSDAGRTWWTPDTGGDEATLEIELPSGTPASAIDLSVPRLSHIYDNLSLPTAEELEQQTKINESDACNLDSTCYDDYAAQRNAVARMLFVYPDGKTYVCSGTLLNDRDGTGTPYFISANHCISTQTVASTLRTDWFYRSPSCNSRTLSSATTARTGGATLLYATDSSDTSFLRLNEAPPAGAVFAAWNANPQGLGGAVVGIHHPKGDLQKISFGNLASLTACSSISDTNFTCSGTSGNFYRVTWSQGTTEGGSSGSGIFSGGALIGTLYGGSAVCTNKASSDYYGRFDVAYNASIKNWLSPATSASGRTAVYRFFNSSTGAHFFTASAGERDFVINTYPAFAYEGVAFYAYGGATAGQSAVYRFFNKSNGAHFYTIDAGERDFVRATYPSFEYEGPIWYAQTGAGNGSTAMYRFFNKSNGTHFYTISQGERDFVQATYPVYQYEGPVYYAWTSN; from the coding sequence ATGCAGCTGGTAATGAGGCGAATTCGATCTTTGGCGGTTCTGGCGGTGGCCTCGGTGCTGGCTGCCTGCGGTGGCGGCAACGGCGGCGAGGCGGTGCAGTCCGCGGCCGCGCCGCAGGCCAGGGCACTGGTCTACAGCGTGGAGTCGCGCGAGCAGCCGGCTTCCGCCGTGCAGGACGTGGCGCGGGTCAAGGACCGCGCGGTCGGCGCGGCCATCGCACCCGCCCGCATCGCCCTCGGGCCGTTGGACCAGTCCAAGGAAGGGGCGGTCAGCGGCTTCGGCCCGCGCCAGGTCGGTAGCCCCCGCAGCATTGCCCAGACGGCCACGGCCAGCGCCACCTCGCAGCAGCTGCAGTGGACACCCACCGCCAGCGGCGGCCAGGTCGCCGCGCTCAGTTTCTCGGCCGACGGCGCGCACGGGCTGCGCCTGGGCGTGCTGGTGCGCCAGCTGCCCGGCAGCGCCGTGCTGCGCGTGTACAGCCAGGCCCGGCCCTCGGCGGTGTTCGAGATCGCCGGCCAGGAAGTGCTGCAGATCATCGAGCGCAATCAGGCGGCGGGCGATACCTCCGACGCCGGCCGCACCTGGTGGACGCCCGACACGGGCGGCGACGAGGCCACGCTGGAGATCGAGTTGCCATCCGGCACGCCCGCGAGCGCGATCGACCTGTCGGTGCCGCGCCTGTCGCACATCTACGACAACCTGTCGCTGCCCACGGCCGAAGAGCTGGAGCAGCAGACCAAGATCAACGAATCCGACGCCTGCAACCTCGATTCGACCTGCTATGACGATTACGCCGCCCAGCGCAACGCCGTGGCGCGGATGCTGTTCGTGTACCCCGACGGCAAGACGTACGTGTGCTCGGGCACGCTGCTGAACGACCGCGACGGCACCGGCACGCCCTACTTCATCTCGGCCAACCACTGCATTTCCACGCAGACAGTGGCGTCCACCCTGCGCACCGACTGGTTCTACCGCTCCCCCAGCTGCAACAGCCGCACGCTGTCGTCCGCCACCACGGCGCGCACCGGCGGCGCCACACTGCTGTACGCGACGGACAGCAGCGATACGTCGTTCCTGCGCCTAAACGAGGCCCCGCCCGCCGGCGCCGTGTTCGCCGCATGGAACGCCAATCCCCAGGGGCTGGGCGGCGCCGTCGTCGGCATCCACCACCCGAAGGGCGACCTGCAGAAGATCAGCTTCGGCAACCTGGCATCCCTCACCGCGTGCTCGTCCATCAGCGACACCAACTTCACGTGCAGCGGCACCAGCGGCAACTTCTACCGGGTGACGTGGAGCCAAGGCACGACCGAGGGCGGCAGCAGCGGCTCGGGCATCTTCTCCGGCGGCGCGCTGATCGGCACGCTCTACGGCGGCAGCGCCGTGTGCACCAACAAGGCCTCGTCGGACTACTACGGCCGCTTCGACGTGGCGTACAACGCGTCCATCAAGAACTGGCTGTCGCCGGCCACCAGCGCCAGCGGCCGCACCGCCGTGTACCGCTTCTTCAACAGCAGCACGGGCGCGCACTTCTTCACGGCGAGCGCGGGTGAGCGCGACTTCGTGATCAACACCTACCCGGCCTTCGCCTACGAAGGCGTGGCCTTCTACGCCTACGGCGGCGCCACCGCCGGCCAGAGCGCCGTGTACCGATTCTTCAACAAGAGCAACGGCGCGCACTTCTACACCATCGATGCGGGCGAACGCGACTTCGTGCGCGCCACCTACCCGTCGTTCGAGTACGAGGGCCCGATCTGGTATGCCCAGACCGGCGCCGGCAACGGCTCGACCGCGATGTACCGTTTCTTCAACAAGAGCAACGGCACGCACTTCTACACCATCAGCCAGGGAGAGCGCGACTTCGTGCAGGCCACCTATCCGGTGTACCAGTACGAAGGCCCCGTGTACTACGCCTGGACTTCCAATTGA
- a CDS encoding phage tail protein, with translation MDPILGQIILWAVPWVPQGWALCDGTLLSINQNQALYSLLGTRYGGDGVNTFGLPDLRNRVPLGSQNMVTIGGTSGAATASTNAIGAAILSLANLPAHTHGVTVAAGGTASVSIPADDTTGDNNVPGPTLIAGKATAGNNTAKVYSSKSSTTTLKPFDAPLTLPAITTQAAGSVTPTPVQMNVPVTVSTLQPGITLNFIIAVNGIYPSRP, from the coding sequence ATGGATCCGATTCTGGGCCAGATCATTCTTTGGGCCGTGCCATGGGTTCCGCAGGGCTGGGCCCTGTGCGACGGCACACTGCTGTCAATCAATCAGAACCAGGCGCTCTACTCGCTGCTGGGCACCCGTTATGGCGGCGATGGCGTCAACACCTTCGGCTTGCCCGATCTGCGCAACCGGGTTCCGCTCGGTTCCCAGAACATGGTGACCATCGGTGGTACGAGCGGTGCCGCTACCGCGTCCACCAACGCCATTGGCGCTGCGATCCTGTCGCTCGCCAACCTGCCGGCCCACACCCATGGGGTGACGGTGGCTGCGGGCGGAACGGCCTCGGTGTCCATTCCAGCCGACGACACCACGGGCGATAACAACGTTCCTGGGCCGACTTTGATCGCCGGGAAGGCGACGGCGGGCAACAACACCGCCAAGGTGTACAGCTCCAAGTCCTCCACCACGACGCTCAAGCCTTTCGATGCACCCTTGACCCTGCCTGCCATCACTACGCAAGCGGCCGGCAGCGTCACGCCTACGCCCGTGCAGATGAACGTGCCCGTCACGGTCAGCACGCTGCAGCCCGGCATCACGCTGAACTTCATCATTGCCGTGAACGGCATCTATCCGTCGCGTCCCTGA